In Oleiharenicola lentus, the following are encoded in one genomic region:
- a CDS encoding DUF1295 domain-containing protein, translated as MSPLPLIALALAGLCVLFALLWLVCRRLDNYGFVDVAWAYAFAPLAVFYAWFGPGWFLRRFTLAAMGVLWSVRLGSHLLKRVAAHHPVEDGRYVQLRKDWAGNFGPKMAGFFQLQAASVVLLGLAFLLPVFNTAPRFHLLEIIGVCLWFVALYGEAIADAQLAAFKRNPANKGRVCDVGLWRLSRHPNYFFEWLVWVALFVFALASPRGWVAVIGPASILFLLLRVTGIPLTEEQAVRSKGDAYRRYQQTTSAFIPWFPKQPASALTAR; from the coding sequence ATGTCCCCGCTGCCGCTCATCGCCCTTGCCCTCGCCGGCCTCTGCGTGCTCTTCGCGCTGCTCTGGCTGGTGTGCCGGCGGCTCGACAACTACGGTTTTGTGGACGTGGCCTGGGCCTACGCGTTCGCGCCGCTCGCCGTGTTTTATGCCTGGTTCGGGCCGGGTTGGTTCCTGCGGCGTTTCACGCTCGCGGCCATGGGCGTGCTGTGGAGCGTGCGGCTCGGTTCGCATCTGCTGAAACGCGTCGCGGCCCACCACCCCGTCGAGGACGGCCGCTACGTGCAGTTGCGCAAGGACTGGGCCGGCAACTTCGGCCCCAAGATGGCCGGTTTCTTCCAGCTGCAGGCCGCCTCCGTCGTGCTGCTCGGCCTGGCATTCCTGCTGCCGGTGTTCAACACGGCACCGCGCTTCCACCTGCTTGAAATCATCGGCGTGTGCCTGTGGTTTGTCGCGCTCTACGGTGAAGCCATCGCCGACGCCCAGCTCGCGGCCTTCAAGCGCAACCCGGCGAACAAGGGCCGCGTGTGTGACGTCGGCCTGTGGCGCCTCAGCCGGCATCCCAACTATTTCTTCGAGTGGCTCGTGTGGGTGGCCCTGTTCGTCTTCGCCCTCGCTTCGCCCCGCGGCTGGGTCGCGGTCATCGGACCGGCGAGCATCCTGTTTCTTCTCCTGCGCGTGACCGGCATCCCGCTCACCGAGGAGCAGGCCGTCCGCTCCAAGGGCGACGCCTACCGCCGCTACCAGCAAACCACCAGCGCCTTCATCCCATGGTTCCCGAAACAACCCGCCTCCGCCCTGACCGCCCGCTGA
- a CDS encoding TonB-dependent siderophore receptor: MRTSALIRLFHSGLMAVAVTGLFAQTTQDSSPAAKPADSEVITLDDFVVTSSKAEGYRATNAISATGIGTKIGDTPLAISVVTGELISDTGLNEVREVLNMVPGVLTNPVNESRAVIRGFTGLIAYRNGQYRRQLMTTWNMDQVEVIKGPAAIFFGAVRPGGIINTVTSKPVFSGNFTDVKVSAGTDSYYKAEVYTNQVVNDKFAYRVGVGGIDTGGSRDFEYLNELYAGISAIYRPTPNQQISVDLEKIDRDRFYLSSYPVRSLVNSKVYLQPGALAAQAGINRLSTTADSANRAYLTTLGYSGTATAANFYPLYDMFAPIDYGTSLSNDARQVQRSYTVDLEYLAKINENLVWQTSLNYAFDNTSGLQPSDGDTRPYADGSVRFRTEFFINIRDSYNVDNKLTWRFDLGPTKHTLQIGQEYQRVRFDRPGYLNPVNQSYNNSPGNSTVSGVPNKYVTYFFPGGSTPVSIVQVFNESGQTFNIDRKSYDALYGYFIADQAKFFDDRLLVLAGARYNSFTNRTKFDKPVSNSSQSAKNGGLANYDIGKGKGGITPQGGFVFKLLPQLGVFATYSESIEPNLAIDADGNASEPIESEALDFGLKADFYDGRLTSTLAYYTIDRANLAYTDTAKQIATGKSPYYIFGNSEASEGFELETNWTPNNNYTLIAGWARTTRAETTKSNNALFVGRRFGAQPENTYNLWNRYTFTEGPVKGLSLGFGFQHNDGTNLSQDPNIRVWLPAFTTYNAMASYNLKLGDRNVKAQLNVKNLTDERYREGADGYFAPARTIYFSLSTRY, from the coding sequence ATGAGAACTTCCGCTCTCATCCGCCTGTTCCATTCCGGCCTCATGGCCGTGGCCGTCACCGGCCTTTTTGCCCAGACCACCCAGGATTCCAGTCCCGCGGCCAAGCCGGCGGACTCCGAAGTCATCACGCTGGATGATTTCGTCGTCACCTCCAGCAAGGCCGAAGGCTATCGCGCCACCAACGCCATCTCCGCCACCGGCATCGGCACCAAGATCGGCGACACCCCGCTCGCCATCAGCGTCGTCACGGGGGAATTGATTTCAGACACCGGCCTGAACGAGGTGCGCGAAGTGCTCAACATGGTGCCCGGCGTGTTGACCAACCCGGTCAACGAGTCCCGCGCCGTCATCCGCGGCTTCACCGGCCTGATCGCCTATCGCAACGGCCAGTATCGCCGCCAGCTGATGACGACCTGGAACATGGACCAGGTCGAGGTCATCAAGGGTCCGGCCGCCATCTTCTTCGGCGCTGTCCGCCCCGGTGGCATCATCAACACGGTGACATCCAAGCCTGTCTTCAGCGGCAATTTCACCGATGTGAAGGTCAGCGCCGGCACCGACAGCTACTACAAGGCCGAGGTCTACACGAACCAGGTCGTGAACGACAAGTTCGCCTACCGCGTCGGGGTCGGCGGCATCGACACCGGCGGCAGCCGGGACTTTGAATATCTCAACGAGCTCTACGCCGGCATTTCCGCCATCTACCGGCCCACGCCCAACCAGCAGATCAGCGTCGATCTGGAAAAGATCGACCGCGACCGCTTCTACCTCAGTTCCTACCCCGTGCGCTCGCTGGTGAACTCCAAGGTTTACCTGCAGCCCGGCGCGCTCGCCGCGCAGGCCGGCATCAACCGGCTGTCCACGACCGCGGACTCGGCCAACCGCGCGTATCTCACGACGCTCGGCTATTCCGGCACCGCGACCGCGGCGAACTTCTACCCGCTCTACGACATGTTTGCGCCGATCGACTACGGCACCTCGCTGAGCAACGACGCGCGGCAGGTCCAGCGGTCCTACACCGTGGATCTCGAGTATCTGGCCAAGATCAACGAGAACCTCGTCTGGCAGACTTCGCTCAACTACGCCTTCGACAACACCTCGGGCCTGCAGCCCTCCGACGGTGACACCCGTCCCTACGCCGACGGCTCGGTCCGGTTCCGCACGGAGTTCTTCATCAACATCCGTGATTCCTACAACGTGGACAACAAGCTGACCTGGCGCTTCGACCTCGGCCCGACGAAGCACACCCTGCAGATCGGCCAGGAATACCAGCGCGTGCGCTTCGACCGTCCGGGTTACCTGAATCCGGTCAACCAGTCCTACAACAACTCGCCCGGCAACAGCACGGTCTCGGGTGTGCCGAACAAATACGTGACCTACTTCTTCCCGGGCGGCTCCACGCCGGTGAGCATCGTGCAGGTCTTCAATGAGAGCGGCCAGACCTTCAACATCGACCGCAAGAGCTACGACGCGCTGTATGGCTACTTCATCGCGGACCAGGCCAAGTTCTTCGACGATCGCCTGCTGGTCCTCGCCGGGGCCCGCTACAACTCGTTCACCAACCGGACCAAGTTCGACAAGCCCGTCTCCAACTCCAGCCAGAGCGCGAAGAACGGCGGCCTGGCCAACTACGACATCGGCAAGGGCAAGGGCGGCATCACGCCGCAGGGCGGCTTTGTGTTCAAGCTGCTCCCGCAGCTCGGCGTCTTCGCGACCTACAGCGAGTCCATTGAGCCCAACCTCGCCATCGACGCCGACGGCAACGCCTCCGAGCCCATTGAGAGCGAGGCGCTGGATTTCGGCCTGAAGGCCGATTTCTACGACGGTCGCCTGACCTCGACGCTCGCCTACTACACCATCGACCGGGCGAACCTCGCCTACACCGACACGGCCAAGCAGATCGCCACCGGCAAGTCGCCCTACTACATCTTCGGCAATTCGGAGGCGAGCGAGGGCTTCGAGCTCGAGACCAACTGGACGCCGAACAACAACTACACCCTCATCGCCGGCTGGGCACGCACCACGCGCGCCGAGACGACCAAGTCGAACAACGCGCTCTTTGTCGGCCGCCGCTTCGGCGCCCAGCCGGAGAACACCTACAACCTCTGGAACCGCTACACGTTCACGGAGGGCCCGGTCAAAGGCCTCTCCCTCGGCTTCGGTTTCCAGCACAACGATGGCACCAACCTCTCGCAGGATCCGAACATCCGCGTCTGGCTCCCCGCGTTCACCACCTACAACGCGATGGCCTCCTACAACCTGAAGCTTGGTGACCGGAACGTGAAGGCCCAGCTCAACGTGAAAAACCTCACCGATGAGCGTTACCGCGAGGGTGCCGACGGCTACTTCGCCCCCGCCCGCACCATCTACTTCAGCCTCTCGACCCGCTACTGA
- a CDS encoding LacI family DNA-binding transcriptional regulator — protein sequence MPKPPTIRSLALQLGLSVATVSEALRNSPRVQEKTRLRVQRAADQAGYRPNPLLGATLSALRRSRHQGFSGVLALVDVSPDGGTDLMLFHREVARGAEKRAQELGFRTELFWVGPKAPALSVARLNGVLRARGIHGVIFLPFDRRQDFVNFDLSQTAAVGMDHRLLNPSLHTIQPDHYLSMRRALEILTQRGYRRIGLCLEARKDERVDHKWSSGFISFYRVSGHKLEVPPLIAPKLEPKVFSAWFKKHEPDLIIGHEQGVVDWLAAQKLRVPEDVGFFRINVTERSKPCAGLDLLPQQLGATAVETVVGMLHRREQGSPPCPTSISIDAVFADGPTLKPAAG from the coding sequence ATGCCCAAGCCCCCGACGATTCGCAGTCTCGCGCTGCAACTTGGTCTCTCCGTCGCCACGGTCTCCGAGGCGTTGCGCAACAGCCCGCGCGTGCAGGAGAAAACCCGCCTGCGCGTGCAGCGCGCGGCCGACCAGGCGGGCTACCGGCCGAACCCGCTGCTCGGCGCCACGCTCTCGGCGTTGCGCCGCTCGCGCCACCAGGGCTTCAGCGGCGTGCTCGCGCTGGTGGACGTGAGCCCCGACGGCGGCACCGACCTCATGCTGTTCCACCGCGAGGTCGCGCGCGGCGCGGAGAAGCGCGCGCAGGAACTGGGATTCCGCACCGAGCTTTTCTGGGTCGGCCCCAAGGCGCCGGCGCTCTCGGTGGCCCGGCTCAACGGCGTGCTGCGCGCGCGCGGCATCCACGGTGTGATCTTCCTGCCCTTCGACCGCCGGCAGGATTTTGTGAACTTCGACCTCTCGCAGACGGCGGCCGTCGGCATGGACCACCGGCTGCTCAACCCGAGCCTGCACACGATCCAGCCCGACCACTACCTTTCGATGCGGCGGGCCCTGGAGATCCTCACGCAGCGCGGCTATCGGCGCATCGGCCTCTGCCTCGAGGCCCGCAAGGACGAGCGGGTGGATCACAAGTGGAGCTCGGGCTTCATCTCGTTTTATCGCGTCAGCGGCCACAAGCTCGAGGTGCCGCCGCTGATCGCCCCGAAGCTGGAACCGAAGGTATTCAGCGCCTGGTTCAAAAAACACGAGCCCGACCTCATCATCGGCCACGAGCAGGGCGTGGTGGACTGGCTGGCCGCGCAAAAACTCCGTGTGCCGGAGGACGTCGGTTTCTTCCGCATCAACGTCACCGAGCGCTCCAAACCCTGCGCCGGCCTCGACCTGCTGCCCCAGCAGCTGGGCGCCACGGCGGTGGAAACCGTGGTCGGCATGCTGCACCGCCGTGAACAGGGCTCGCCGCCCTGCCCCACCAGCATCTCGATTGACGCCGTCTTCGCGGACGGACCGACGCTCAAGCCCGCCGCGGGCTGA